One genomic window of Nicotiana sylvestris chromosome 10, ASM39365v2, whole genome shotgun sequence includes the following:
- the LOC138879747 gene encoding uncharacterized protein, giving the protein MYFPDEEVSFVGEDITEAYDGWRMFFDGATNFKGVGIGAVLLSEIGQHYPVSVKLRFLCTNNMAEYEACIMGLNLAIDMNIQELLVISDSDLLVHQVQGEWATKNTKILPYLYHVQKLMKRFTKIEFKHVPRIQNEFADALAIFHQ; this is encoded by the coding sequence atgtattttcctgatgaagaagtatcattcgtaggagaggacattactgaagcttacgacggttggaggatgttctttgatggagctacaaatttcaaaggagtgggcattggggCGGTTTTGTtatcagaaataggtcaacaCTACCCTGTATCCGTGAAGCTCAGGTTTctatgcaccaacaatatggcggaatatgaagcttgcatcatggggctcaatctggccatcgatatgaatatacaagaacTACTGGTAATCAGTgattcagatcttctggtacatcaggttcaaggagaatgggctacgaagaacaccaagatacttccatacttgtatcatgtgcagaagttaatgaagagattcacaaagatagaattcaaacatgtgcccagaattcaaaatgagttcgcaGATGCACTGGCCATTtttcatcaatga